GACGATCGGATAGCGGCGGTCGCGGCCGAAATTGCGCGCCGTCACCTTAACCCCGGGGGCCGCCTGCCGCCGCTTGTATTCGGCGATGTTCAGGAGCCGCTCCACCTTCTTGACGGTCTCCAGGTCATAGCCCTCGGCGACGATGGACGCGACGGAGGCCTCGCGCTCCACCAGCCGCTCCAGGATCGCGTCGAGCACGTCATAGGGCGGCAGCGAGTCCTGGTCCTTCTGGTTCTCGCGCAGCTCCGCCGTTGGCGGCTTGACGATGATGTTGACCGGGATCACCTCGCCGTCGGGCCCGAGCGCGCGGGCCGGCTTCCAGCGGTTGCGCAGCGCCGAGAGGCGGAACACCTCGGACTTGTAGAGGTCCTTGATCGGATTGTAGCCGCCGTTCATGTCGCCATAGATCGTGGCATAGCCGACAGACATCTCGCTCTTGTTGCCGGTGGTCACCACCATGGCGCCGAACTTGTTGGAGATCGACATCAGGATCGTGCCGCGGGCGCGGCTCTGCAGGTTCTCCTCCGTGATGTCGCGGCTGGTGCCCTTGAACAGGGGCGCGAGCGAGGATTCCAGCCCTTCGACCGCCGCCGAGATCGGCACGATGTCGTAGCGGACACCCAGCGCGCGGGCGCAGGCGAAGGCGTCCTTCAGCGATTCCTCCGATGTGAACCGGTAGGGCAGCATGACGCAATGGACCCGGTCCGGCCCGAGCGCATCGGCGGCCATCGCCGCGCAGATGGCGGAATCGATGCCGCCCGACAGGCCCAGCACCACGCCGGGGAAGCGGTTCTTCTCGACATAGTCGCGCAAGCCCAGCACGCAGGCGGCGTAATTGGCCTCGTCGCCGGTCTCATGGGCATGGACCGGGCCGGAGAAGCGCCAGGTGCCGTCCTGCTTGGTCGCCTCGACCATGGCGATCTGCTCGACGAAGGCGGGAAGCTGCAGGCCAAGCGAGCGGTCGGCATTGACCGCCAGCGAGGCGCCGTCGAACACCAGTTCGTCCTGGCCGCCGATCTGGTTCACATAGAGGAACGGCAGGCCGCTCTCGGTGATCCGCGCGACGATCGTGCTCATCCGCTCGTCATAGACGCTCTCGCGATAGGGCGAGCCGTTCGGCACGATGATCATCTCGGCGCCGGTCTCCGACAGCGTCTCGACGACTTCCGCGCCCCAGATGTCCTCGCAGATCGGCACGCCGATGCGCACGCCGCGCACATTGATCGGGCCGGGCAGGGGGCCTGGCGCGAACACGCGCTTCTCGTCGAACACCGAGTAATTGGGCAGGTCGACCTTGTAGCGTACCGCCTGGATCAGGCCGGCATCGCAATAGACCGCTGCATTGAACACCCGGCCCTGGTCGACCCATGGCGTGGTGACGATCATCGCCG
This region of Phreatobacter aquaticus genomic DNA includes:
- a CDS encoding NAD+ synthase; its protein translation is MTQTPTSFRIAVAQLNPIMGDVAGNLAKARGARADAVAAGADLVVFSELFISGYPPEDLVLKPAFQAACRQATEALARDTADGGPAMIVTTPWVDQGRVFNAAVYCDAGLIQAVRYKVDLPNYSVFDEKRVFAPGPLPGPINVRGVRIGVPICEDIWGAEVVETLSETGAEMIIVPNGSPYRESVYDERMSTIVARITESGLPFLYVNQIGGQDELVFDGASLAVNADRSLGLQLPAFVEQIAMVEATKQDGTWRFSGPVHAHETGDEANYAACVLGLRDYVEKNRFPGVVLGLSGGIDSAICAAMAADALGPDRVHCVMLPYRFTSEESLKDAFACARALGVRYDIVPISAAVEGLESSLAPLFKGTSRDITEENLQSRARGTILMSISNKFGAMVVTTGNKSEMSVGYATIYGDMNGGYNPIKDLYKSEVFRLSALRNRWKPARALGPDGEVIPVNIIVKPPTAELRENQKDQDSLPPYDVLDAILERLVEREASVASIVAEGYDLETVKKVERLLNIAEYKRRQAAPGVKVTARNFGRDRRYPIVNRFRDLGEPVPQPDMAVVSPNATPKLDVVDF